One Psychrobacillus glaciei genomic region harbors:
- a CDS encoding GNAT family N-acetyltransferase, whose amino-acid sequence MESISKIEVKLRDIIEENLPIFFEQQLDSTANYMAAFTTKDPTDKDAFFDHWTKIIADETITIKTILFNGIATGHVSNFEQFGEPEVSYWIGKESWGQGIATKALSEFLEYIKVRPLYARAAKDNLASIRVLEKCGFKIISEDKGFSNARGKDVEEFILKLEPYDM is encoded by the coding sequence ATGGAATCCATTAGCAAAATCGAAGTGAAGCTACGAGATATCATAGAGGAAAATCTTCCTATCTTTTTCGAACAACAACTAGATTCAACGGCGAACTATATGGCTGCCTTTACAACAAAAGACCCCACTGATAAGGACGCATTTTTTGACCATTGGACAAAAATTATCGCTGACGAGACCATCACAATTAAGACTATATTATTCAATGGCATTGCCACTGGACACGTCTCGAACTTTGAACAGTTCGGCGAACCCGAAGTAAGCTACTGGATCGGGAAGGAATCTTGGGGTCAAGGTATTGCAACTAAAGCGTTGTCAGAGTTTCTGGAGTATATTAAGGTACGTCCGCTCTATGCTCGTGCCGCTAAAGATAACCTCGCCTCCATCAGGGTATTGGAAAAATGCGGGTTTAAAATCATCTCTGAAGATAAGGGTTTTTCCAACGCAAGAGGCAAGGATGTTGAAGAATTTATTTTGAAGCTTGAACCTTATGATATGTAA
- a CDS encoding DUF1871 family protein — protein sequence MNNYQIVKEVINDWDPKHLLRYTSVDEYDPEISRIVLLLPTATSVEKLAEVIHEVFDKMFSVSEVHSINNCYPSALKIWNKINNSEFPDVKKRHNL from the coding sequence ATGAACAACTACCAAATTGTAAAAGAAGTAATTAATGATTGGGACCCGAAGCACCTTTTACGTTACACATCTGTGGATGAATATGACCCAGAAATAAGTCGCATTGTATTGCTATTACCAACTGCAACATCTGTTGAAAAACTAGCTGAAGTAATACATGAGGTCTTTGATAAAATGTTTTCGGTGAGTGAAGTACATTCGATTAATAATTGTTATCCAAGTGCATTAAAAATTTGGAACAAAATTAATAACAGTGAATTTCCGGATGTAAAAAAACGACATAATCTCTAA
- a CDS encoding VOC family protein — MREKLLRVGTTYIPVTNVENSYEWYVNKLGAELSYKDEDKAILNFANQSIFLVKSKESQSSNFYDCYGTERFSITFEVNGLTALEAIHRDFTDKEIRVGEIENRGHSGRNFVFFDLDGNKFDVWSELSPLFKEKYLITQ; from the coding sequence ATGAGGGAAAAGTTGCTAAGGGTTGGAACTACTTATATTCCAGTAACTAATGTAGAAAATTCTTATGAATGGTATGTTAACAAATTGGGGGCAGAGTTAAGTTATAAAGACGAAGACAAAGCAATTCTTAATTTCGCAAACCAAAGTATTTTTCTTGTTAAATCTAAAGAAAGTCAAAGTTCTAACTTCTATGATTGTTATGGTACAGAACGTTTTTCTATAACATTTGAAGTTAATGGACTAACTGCATTAGAGGCAATTCATAGAGATTTTACCGATAAAGAAATAAGAGTTGGAGAAATTGAAAACAGAGGACACTCTGGTAGGAACTTTGTTTTCTTTGATTTAGATGGTAATAAATTTGATGTGTGGAGTGAATTAAGTCCACTTTTCAAAGAAAAATATCTTATCACGCAATAG
- a CDS encoding helix-turn-helix domain-containing protein codes for MLYLNPDDFLLKPALATIHCEPNWKWKKRDTPLPNFDLFYVWSGEGTVFLNKKPHHVGKGHCFLFRPGDETEATHNPQDPLVLTYIHFDIAETPRLIPSAHRIFDNTIGFESLLTQYIRLFLVKTYGAEIEGKLILKQLIIHLLREEQEKEKELGNTSNILLEAILEIANYIQQHPGEPHTIESLSARANFSPRYFSKKFKQIIGHTVKSYIVYSRIKRAEHLLHISGMTVTETAYALGYNDLHFFSRQFKQYTGKNPSEVR; via the coding sequence ATGCTTTATCTAAATCCAGATGATTTTTTGTTGAAACCAGCATTAGCCACCATTCATTGTGAACCGAATTGGAAGTGGAAGAAAAGAGATACCCCTTTGCCTAACTTTGATTTATTTTATGTTTGGAGTGGTGAGGGTACTGTGTTTTTAAACAAAAAGCCACATCATGTAGGAAAAGGTCATTGTTTTTTGTTCAGACCAGGTGATGAAACAGAAGCAACACATAACCCGCAAGATCCCCTTGTATTAACTTATATTCATTTTGATATAGCTGAAACACCCCGATTGATTCCATCCGCACATCGAATTTTTGACAATACGATTGGCTTTGAATCACTGTTAACTCAATACATTCGTTTGTTTTTAGTCAAAACATATGGAGCGGAAATTGAGGGGAAGTTAATCTTGAAGCAATTAATTATTCATTTATTAAGAGAAGAACAAGAAAAGGAAAAAGAGCTGGGTAATACAAGCAATATCTTATTGGAAGCGATTTTAGAAATAGCTAATTATATCCAGCAACACCCTGGGGAACCACATACGATTGAAAGTTTATCTGCCCGTGCAAATTTTTCCCCGAGGTATTTTTCCAAAAAGTTTAAACAAATTATCGGGCATACAGTTAAATCGTATATTGTCTATTCTCGCATAAAACGTGCAGAACATTTACTACATATTAGCGGGATGACAGTAACGGAAACCGCATATGCCCTTGGCTATAATGATTTGCACTTTTTTAGTAGACAATTTAAGCAATATACCGGTAAAAACCCTTCTGAAGTAAGGTGA
- a CDS encoding LL-diaminopimelate aminotransferase, with translation MVIMDYIQHLFADRIGGAQFGMKDEIYKFEKIKRAKREVLQRNPGKTLIDLGVGEPDDMAHDMIVRKLAEEAKKPENRFYADNGIREFKQAAATYMKAVFGVDDLDPEAEINHVIGSKSALAMIPTAFINPGDITIMPSPNYPILGAHTKYLGGEVVHLPLLEENSFLPELDSLSASVLKKAKLLYLNYPNNPTGAVANREFFDEVVRFANKHELIVIHDAAYAALVFDGEKPLSFLSVPGAKEVGIELHTLSKSFNMTGWRIGFIAGNSKLVSAIATVKDNYDSGQFIPIQKAASYALSQPDITKQIAEKYSRRHDLLLNILRECGFDAKKPKGSFFLYAKIPIAVEKGPTFHSAEEFSQYLISKHSISTVPWDDAGPYVRFSVTFQADGWEEELLILDDIRTRLCTSKFIF, from the coding sequence ATGGTAATAATGGATTATATACAACATTTATTTGCAGATCGAATAGGTGGTGCACAATTTGGCATGAAGGATGAAATTTATAAATTTGAAAAAATAAAAAGAGCAAAGAGGGAAGTATTGCAAAGAAATCCTGGGAAGACATTAATCGATCTTGGTGTCGGTGAACCGGATGATATGGCACATGATATGATCGTTAGAAAATTAGCAGAAGAAGCAAAAAAACCAGAAAATCGTTTTTATGCTGATAACGGAATACGAGAATTTAAGCAAGCTGCAGCGACTTATATGAAGGCAGTATTTGGAGTAGATGATCTTGATCCTGAAGCAGAGATCAATCACGTTATTGGTTCAAAATCAGCATTGGCCATGATTCCAACAGCATTTATCAATCCTGGTGATATAACGATAATGCCATCACCAAATTATCCAATTTTAGGTGCACATACGAAATATCTAGGTGGGGAAGTCGTACATTTACCCCTTCTGGAAGAAAATTCATTTCTTCCAGAACTGGATTCATTGTCTGCTAGTGTATTGAAAAAGGCTAAATTACTCTATTTAAACTATCCAAACAATCCAACAGGTGCTGTAGCGAATCGAGAATTTTTCGATGAGGTAGTACGTTTCGCTAATAAACATGAGCTAATTGTTATCCATGATGCCGCCTATGCTGCACTTGTATTTGATGGTGAAAAACCGCTCAGTTTCTTATCAGTTCCAGGGGCGAAAGAAGTTGGCATAGAGCTGCATACTTTATCCAAATCTTTCAATATGACAGGGTGGCGCATCGGTTTTATCGCAGGTAACTCCAAACTTGTTTCTGCAATTGCGACAGTGAAAGATAATTATGATTCTGGTCAATTTATTCCGATTCAAAAAGCTGCGTCCTATGCTTTATCACAACCTGACATAACGAAACAAATAGCTGAGAAATATTCAAGACGCCATGATCTTTTATTGAACATTTTGAGGGAATGTGGATTTGATGCAAAAAAACCAAAAGGGTCTTTTTTCTTATATGCAAAGATTCCAATAGCAGTAGAAAAAGGTCCAACATTTCATTCAGCAGAAGAATTTAGCCAATATTTAATAAGTAAGCATTCAATTTCAACTGTTCCATGGGATGATGCCGGCCCATATGTACGATTTTCAGTGACCTTTCAGGCAGATGGATGGGAGGAGGAACTGCTAATCTTAGATGATATAAGAACAAGGCTGTGTACTTCCAAATTTATCTTTTAG
- a CDS encoding DUF4181 domain-containing protein, with translation MRGNVIVFGIEPIVWLKLIFVIVIFSLLFIIFGSVMRRWLKVEKKKRFSHNHVNDRHQKIDWTIRIIFIAFIILGSFINVTRDYTERIWFLEPWYLLFGLTILSEAVRALMEWKNGDNKNAYIFTLSQLIFSMILAISILRTNLFGMF, from the coding sequence ATGAGAGGTAATGTTATTGTGTTTGGTATTGAACCGATAGTCTGGCTTAAGTTGATCTTCGTGATAGTAATTTTTTCATTATTGTTTATTATTTTTGGTTCAGTTATGAGAAGGTGGTTGAAAGTTGAAAAGAAGAAGCGTTTTTCACATAACCACGTGAATGACAGACACCAAAAAATCGATTGGACGATTAGAATAATTTTCATCGCTTTTATAATATTGGGATCTTTTATTAATGTCACTAGAGATTATACAGAACGAATTTGGTTCTTAGAGCCATGGTATTTATTATTCGGTTTAACTATATTGTCCGAGGCGGTTCGAGCATTGATGGAATGGAAAAATGGGGATAATAAAAACGCATATATTTTTACTTTAAGTCAGTTAATATTTAGTATGATATTAGCAATTTCAATATTAAGAACTAACTTGTTTGGTATGTTTTAA
- the ltrA gene encoding group II intron reverse transcriptase/maturase: MTDTFTDLHQRAKNKESFHLLYDIITSRNNILLAYRIIKSNKGSKTPGTDGKTIVDIEKRSENELVEEIQSKLKNYRPMKVRRKLIEKDNGKIRPLGIPCILDRIIQQCFKQVLEPIAEANFYNHSYGFRPLRSTHHAMARIQFLVNQSKLHYVVDVDIKGFFDNINHTLLIKQLWNLGIRDRQVLACISKMLKAEVDGEGIPTKGSPQGGLLSPLLSNIVLNELDQWIANQWELFPLHKNLKTREGQLLAKKRTHLKEGYIVRYADDLKIICRDWKTAEKWYHTVKLYLKDRLKLDISPEKSKIINLRKNESAFLGYTIRANLKGKKRVAHTFVKAEKMQKIKADAKKRLEILRTSPTTQNAMRFNSFVLGLHNYFNRATHVNLAFSRLAYEIGASMYNRLKPVGKYEHPNNPPPVYKKFYGLGSKTYKIAGVYLFPLGIIKTKNVIGFTQSITPFTQEGRVQLIKRLSKDIRHEIVLLMESKIPTRSVEYMDNRISRYSMKKGKCEITGMFLTAQNVYCHHYIPKHLGGSDKFNNLRILQKEVHELIHITDKIKANTLIRILGITESMLEKINKYREKCELEIIK; this comes from the coding sequence ATGACAGACACCTTTACAGACTTACATCAACGAGCCAAAAATAAAGAATCATTCCATCTGCTATACGACATCATCACGTCGAGGAACAATATTTTATTAGCGTACCGAATAATTAAGTCAAATAAAGGGTCGAAGACTCCTGGAACAGATGGTAAAACTATTGTAGACATAGAAAAACGTTCGGAGAACGAATTAGTAGAAGAAATACAAAGTAAGCTTAAAAATTATCGCCCAATGAAAGTTAGACGCAAACTAATAGAAAAAGATAACGGTAAGATACGACCATTGGGTATTCCATGCATTCTTGATAGAATCATACAACAATGCTTTAAACAAGTGTTAGAGCCGATTGCAGAGGCTAATTTTTATAATCATAGCTATGGATTTAGACCTTTACGGTCTACTCATCATGCGATGGCGAGAATTCAATTTCTAGTTAATCAGTCGAAACTCCATTACGTTGTAGATGTTGATATAAAAGGGTTTTTTGATAATATCAATCATACCTTGCTTATTAAACAGTTATGGAATTTAGGTATTCGGGATAGACAGGTTCTAGCCTGTATATCTAAAATGCTAAAAGCAGAAGTGGATGGAGAAGGTATTCCAACAAAAGGTTCTCCGCAAGGTGGCCTACTTTCACCGTTATTGTCTAACATTGTACTAAATGAATTGGACCAATGGATTGCGAATCAATGGGAACTATTCCCCCTCCATAAAAACTTAAAAACTAGAGAAGGTCAACTTCTTGCAAAAAAGCGAACTCACTTAAAAGAAGGCTACATTGTTAGATACGCTGATGACCTCAAAATCATCTGTCGAGATTGGAAAACTGCTGAAAAGTGGTATCATACTGTAAAGCTTTATCTAAAAGACCGTTTAAAACTTGATATTTCACCAGAAAAATCGAAGATTATTAATCTACGCAAGAATGAGTCTGCTTTCCTTGGTTACACAATACGTGCGAATCTTAAAGGAAAAAAGCGAGTCGCCCATACGTTTGTCAAAGCCGAAAAGATGCAGAAAATTAAGGCGGATGCAAAGAAACGACTAGAAATACTCCGAACATCGCCAACTACTCAAAATGCTATGCGCTTTAATAGTTTTGTCTTAGGGTTACACAATTATTTTAACAGAGCTACTCACGTCAACTTAGCGTTCTCACGCCTTGCCTACGAAATAGGTGCATCTATGTACAATCGTCTTAAACCTGTCGGTAAATATGAACATCCCAACAATCCGCCACCTGTCTATAAAAAGTTTTATGGCTTAGGCTCTAAAACGTATAAAATCGCCGGGGTATACCTCTTTCCTCTCGGGATCATTAAAACTAAAAATGTGATTGGTTTTACTCAAAGTATAACTCCATTTACCCAAGAAGGTCGAGTACAATTAATCAAACGGTTGAGTAAAGACATAAGACATGAAATAGTATTGTTAATGGAATCAAAAATACCGACACGAAGTGTCGAATATATGGATAATCGGATTAGCAGATACAGTATGAAGAAAGGGAAATGTGAAATAACAGGCATGTTCCTAACAGCACAAAACGTATACTGTCACCATTATATACCTAAGCATCTTGGTGGAAGCGATAAATTTAATAATTTACGTATCCTCCAAAAAGAGGTACATGAATTAATCCATATAACCGACAAAATTAAGGCGAATACTCTCATAAGAATTTTGGGTATCACTGAATCGATGTTAGAAAAAATCAATAAATATCGAGAAAAATGTGAGCTAGAAATAATCAAATAA